Below is a window of Nocardia asteroides DNA.
GCGAGTTCGCGATAGAACTTGGCGCCGTGGAAGTCACCCGGCCCGATCAGTGTGTCGTTGAGGACCGTGCGCGAAACCAGGCCGGAGACCGTGGAATTCAGGCAGGCCGAGGCGATCAGGAAGTCGTCGCGGGTGCCGTAGGTGCGCACACAGTTGCCCGGATCGGCCAGCACCACCAGCTCGTCGTCGAACCGCGCGCCACCCGCCGCGTGATACGCGTCCAGCGCCGCGGTGAGCTCGTGGGTGATCGCGCCCTTGCCGGTCCAGCCGTCGACGAACACGATCGACGCCGGATCATGGTGCCGGGCAAGATAGTCCAGCGCCACGGCGTCGATGCCGCGATCACGCACGATCGACACCGCGTAGTGCGGCACGGTCAGGCGGGGCCTGCCGATCCCGCTGTCCAGCCACCGGCGCATCAGCACGCCGACCGGCGTCCCGGCCCTGGCCAGCGACACCAGCACCACGTTCTCGCCGCGCTCGGCGACGACCAGCTCGGCCACCGTCGCCACCGCCAGCGCCAGCCGTTCGGCGCTGTCGGCGAGCACCCGCTCGAACAGTTCCCGGTACTCGGCGTCGGGCTGGTACTCCACCGGCAGCGACTCGGCGTAGTGCGCGACGCCCGCCTGGATCCGGCGTTCACGCTCGGCGACGTCGGCCTCGAGGTTCACGTGCGAGAGATCCTTCAAGAGCCACGAAACCTCGTCGGCCGCATAGGAACCGAAATCGGGGCCGTGTAGCGGCCGCGGCAGATCGGTGCCCGAGCCCGCGGCCTGCGAACTGTCGGGCGACACACCATTCGGCGTAGTTCGCTCCGCCGCCTGCGGACCACCGGCCGACGCGTCGGCAGGCGCGGTTCGCGCGGCATGCAGGGCCTGGGGGTCGGCGCTGGGGAGGACGGCCACGACGACGTCGGCGCCGGCGGCGGTCAGGACGTCCACCAGGCCGCCGGGCGCGACGAGTTCCGGGGTGTCGGCGGGCGGGTCGAGGACGACGAGCAGCACCGGATCGGCAGCACTGTCGGTCCACTGCGCGTTGTAGAGGTAGCGGTGCGCGGTCGGGTCCGGCTCGGGGGCGGTGAAACGGAAGCCGCGACGCAGCGGGTAGCCGGGCTCGTCGAGCACGTACGCCGGTGAGCGCGTGGTGGTCTGGAAGCGGGTGGGCGTGCCCGACTCGGCCAGCTCGGCGGCCAGTCGCAGCGGCAGGTACATGAGTTCCTCGTGGCCGAGCACGATCACCGGGCGACCCGCGAACTCGGTGGCCAGCCGGGCCTGGACCTCGCCCGTCGCCGCCTTCAGCGCCACGTCGAACGCGGCGACATCGGAGTTCAGCACACCGTGCCGACCGCCTTCGGGCACGTCGACGGGCCAGGGCAGGGAGATCCGGCGGAACGAACCGGGCTGCGCGGCAACCGGATTCAGCTCGGGTTCCGGCAGCGCGGTGACCGCGTCGATCAGCCCGGCGGGCAGCTCGACGCCACCGGTGGCCAGGCACACCGTGTCGATGCGGGCGCCGAGTTCGGCGGCGAACGCCTCGAACTTGGCGCGGTCGGCGGCGGTGCGCAGATCGACCAGCGAGGCGAGCACATAGTGCGTGCGCGGCGCGAAGGCGTGCAGGGCGCGGACCGCGTCGATGGCGGTGTCGCCGGTGGAGATCTCGTCGTCGACCAGCACCAGCGGCAGGTCGTCGGCGAAGATGCCGGCCGGCATGGGCTGCAGCAGATGCGAGGTGGCGTGCGAATGCCCCTCCTCGAACCCGGCCAGCGTGTCCGCCCGCGCGACCTCCCGGCGGGTGGAGTGCAGGTAGCAGCCCGCGTCGAGCCGCGCGGCCACGCAGTGGCCGAGACCCGTCGCGGTCTCGGCGAATCCGAGCACCACGCATTCGCGCGCGCCGAGGACCTCGCGCACCAGGTCACCCAGCCGGTTGCCCGCGCCGATCACCACGCGCGGGTCGGTGGGCAGGTGCTTGCCGAGCACCGTCGACACCAGCAGGTGCGCCCGGCGCGGATTGCGCCGCAGACCGGGCTGGACCAGCGTGTCGATCGAGAGTTCGCCCGGCAGCGCGTCCTCGGCGGCCGACGCGGCGAACGATTCACCGTGGCGCAGTTCGATCCCCAGCTGGGCGGTGGCCCAAGGCCTTTCGAGATCGAGTCCGAACACGCTCATTCGGCGATCATCGCTGTCAGCAGATCCACGAAGGACACTCCTTTGTTCGCGACACCGAACGCGCGAGCCCGGACCAGCGTCTGGCGGGCCCAACTGCGGTGCGGGCGCATCTCGTTCATCTTGTTGCGGTACTCCGAGGCCGCGACGCCGCCGACGTCGGCCTCCATGATGTGCAGCGCGTCGGCGTACTCCTCGTGCGTCACCACCGACAGGGCGTGTACGGCGGCCACGTGCGAGGGGTGGATCACCGTCTTGCCCTGGATGCCGTTGGCGCGGTCGAGGGTGATCTCGCGCAGCAGGCCGTCGAGGTCGCGGCTCACCAGGTACTGCCGGAACGGGACCGCGTCGGACTCCTCGAACGGCGCGGTGCGCAGCAGCGGCCGGAACATCCGCTCGTGATCGGCGAAGTACTCCCACACCGGACCGGTGATGATGAAGCCGGTGCCGTCGGCGCGGCCGAGGTAGTTGACGATGTCGGCGATCACGTCGGCCACCACGCGCACGTCGTAGATGGTCAGGTCGCGGTCGCGGCGGATGCCGAACGTGGAGCACATGTCGGTGGCGCCGATCCGCACCGCGAGCAGGTGGTCGCGGTGGTCGCGCAGCAGTTCGGCGATGCGGGAGAGCTGCTCGTCGCGGGTCTGGCGGTGCACCAGGGTGGCCGATTCGAGCACGGGCATGCCGTAGATCGGGCGCCCGAGCGTGCGGCGCGCGGCGTCGAGCGCGGCCAGGTAGGCGGGTCCGGTCTCGGCGTCGAACTTGGGGAAGACGAAGCCGGTGAGTACCTCGGCGCCCGGTCCGAGCCCGGCCACCAGCTCGGTGACGGTCTGCGGATCCCGCACCCGCACGAACAGCATCGGGTTGGAGTCCTCGCTGCGGGCGAGCAGGTCCAGGGTGGCCACCGCGTGTTCCTTGGCGGCCTCCACCTGGTGGTCGGCCACGGCGTCCTCGAGGTCGATCACCATCGAGCACACGCCGCGGGCGGCGCGGCGGCGGATCGTCGCGGCCAGATCGGGCCGGGTGGCCGGCACGTACAGCGTGGCGCCGAGCGCGGTCGCCAGCAGCTCGCGGTCGCCGGTGCCGAGGATCGGCTCCGGTTCGACCAGGAACAGTTCGCGCGACCGCGGCCCGCACAGTTGGCGGAAATGTCGAAGCGGGACCTGTTTACGCAGGCAGATCTCCGGCGCTACGGCGTATCCCGCGGTCATACCCCCCACCTCATTTTCCGGGCCATCCCATATTTCTGTCGTCCTACGTGCTGTCGGTTCTGGTGTGTTTTCTCATGCGATCGACTACTCCGGCGATGAACGCCGCGACGGTATCCAGTTCGGACACATACGCCCAATAGTCTGGATGACGACCCGTCAGTCCGGAAGCGATGCGGTCGAGTCGTTCGGCCTGCGCATCGAGTACCGAACCCCACTCGCCGACCAGACCCCGGTCCACCGCGAGCATCTGCGCGTCCCGCAGCCGGAATCGTACGGTGCGGGCGTGCGCGTCGGGGTCGGCACGTACCCCGCGCAACAATTCGAGGCGCCGGGTGACGGCGTCGACCAACTGCTCGGCCTCGGCGAGGTGCTGGCGCGCGGTGGCGGTCAAATCAAGGGCTGTCTCCGGGTCGTGATCGGCAGCCGCGACACGCGCGCCCACCAGCGCGGCGTCCGCGGCATCGATGCCGCGTCGGCTTTCCCGCTCATTGTTGGTCAAGTCTGCCGAACTCGCAGCGTTGAACTCCCGCAGCAGTGCCGAGTACGCGGGGCCGAGCGCGCCCGCGCGGTTGCGGACCGCGGCCAGTCTGGTCGTCACCGAGGCGATGGCGTTGGTCGCCGCCGCGGCGCGAGATGGGGCCTGCGCCAACGCTTCCGACAGTTCCGCGGTGGCCTGCTCGACCGCCGCCGCCGCGGTGCGCGCGGCCGCGACCCCACCGTGCGGATCCGTCGCCGAGGCTGTGATCAGATCCTCATTCAGCCGCCTTA
It encodes the following:
- a CDS encoding phosphoribosyltransferase, producing MSVFGLDLERPWATAQLGIELRHGESFAASAAEDALPGELSIDTLVQPGLRRNPRRAHLLVSTVLGKHLPTDPRVVIGAGNRLGDLVREVLGARECVVLGFAETATGLGHCVAARLDAGCYLHSTRREVARADTLAGFEEGHSHATSHLLQPMPAGIFADDLPLVLVDDEISTGDTAIDAVRALHAFAPRTHYVLASLVDLRTAADRAKFEAFAAELGARIDTVCLATGGVELPAGLIDAVTALPEPELNPVAAQPGSFRRISLPWPVDVPEGGRHGVLNSDVAAFDVALKAATGEVQARLATEFAGRPVIVLGHEELMYLPLRLAAELAESGTPTRFQTTTRSPAYVLDEPGYPLRRGFRFTAPEPDPTAHRYLYNAQWTDSAADPVLLVVLDPPADTPELVAPGGLVDVLTAAGADVVVAVLPSADPQALHAARTAPADASAGGPQAAERTTPNGVSPDSSQAAGSGTDLPRPLHGPDFGSYAADEVSWLLKDLSHVNLEADVAERERRIQAGVAHYAESLPVEYQPDAEYRELFERVLADSAERLALAVATVAELVVAERGENVVLVSLARAGTPVGVLMRRWLDSGIGRPRLTVPHYAVSIVRDRGIDAVALDYLARHHDPASIVFVDGWTGKGAITHELTAALDAYHAAGGARFDDELVVLADPGNCVRTYGTRDDFLIASACLNSTVSGLVSRTVLNDTLIGPGDFHGAKFYRELAGADVSNRLLDAVTAAFPAIRDQVPDAVAAIQASDRTPDWSGWASVERVRAEYGVATVNFVKPGVGETTRVLLRRVPWRVLVREADAPEHAHIRLLAAARNVPVEVVPDLAYSCMGLIKELDQ
- a CDS encoding HpcH/HpaI aldolase/citrate lyase family protein, with the translated sequence MTAGYAVAPEICLRKQVPLRHFRQLCGPRSRELFLVEPEPILGTGDRELLATALGATLYVPATRPDLAATIRRRAARGVCSMVIDLEDAVADHQVEAAKEHAVATLDLLARSEDSNPMLFVRVRDPQTVTELVAGLGPGAEVLTGFVFPKFDAETGPAYLAALDAARRTLGRPIYGMPVLESATLVHRQTRDEQLSRIAELLRDHRDHLLAVRIGATDMCSTFGIRRDRDLTIYDVRVVADVIADIVNYLGRADGTGFIITGPVWEYFADHERMFRPLLRTAPFEESDAVPFRQYLVSRDLDGLLREITLDRANGIQGKTVIHPSHVAAVHALSVVTHEEYADALHIMEADVGGVAASEYRNKMNEMRPHRSWARQTLVRARAFGVANKGVSFVDLLTAMIAE